The Brasilonema sennae CENA114 genome includes a region encoding these proteins:
- a CDS encoding TM0106 family RecB-like putative nuclease: MLINAELLLQYQRCKRRPFLDIHGEKSRREPENELLLKLYQDRIAHHRSILTQFTYQRPVYRHGDWKTGVRATLELMEQGAESIYQGVLVHGYSQTHTLLSRPDILVKHRGESRFGDWMYVPVNIELGKRPKQEYQVVAAFHAYVLAMVQQSELEIAWLMLRGKEAGYSVDLLKWMPQMHRFLEEYIQTLETEEAPEVFISRQRCNLCPWYDYCYAVAQSQKHLSLLPGVTPVRYIQLQALEITTVESLAKTYPTQLENLPGFDSAVAPKLILQAKSIVENRPFIIPNLPPKQQYVLNSCTVDTSVCLDRTIEVDRETTQLLSPRSDILSTAPVEMFFDIEAEPDLNLDFLLGVLVIDRQAKTEQFYSFLAESPEEEELVWQQFMNLVWQYPDAPIYHFCVYELDTVKRLAKLYQTPQSYVSPVLNRFVDVYKILTQNVALPIESYALKAIARWLGFEWRDPEASGMKCIYWYDKWLETGDRSLLEIIQRYNEDDCHATRSVKDWLVNFFQKNNGS, encoded by the coding sequence ATGTTAATCAATGCTGAACTGCTGCTGCAATACCAACGTTGTAAGCGCCGACCTTTTTTAGACATTCACGGGGAAAAAAGTCGGCGAGAACCTGAGAATGAGTTACTGTTGAAACTTTACCAGGACAGGATTGCTCATCACAGGAGTATTTTGACACAGTTTACGTATCAGCGACCAGTCTATCGACACGGAGACTGGAAAACAGGAGTGAGAGCAACCTTAGAGTTAATGGAACAAGGGGCTGAGTCCATTTATCAAGGGGTGCTGGTGCATGGTTATTCTCAAACACATACACTACTAAGCCGTCCAGATATTCTTGTCAAACATAGAGGAGAGTCCCGCTTTGGAGATTGGATGTACGTTCCAGTTAATATTGAACTGGGTAAGCGTCCTAAACAGGAGTATCAAGTTGTTGCAGCATTTCACGCGTATGTGTTGGCAATGGTGCAACAAAGTGAGTTAGAAATAGCTTGGCTGATGCTGCGTGGAAAAGAGGCGGGTTATTCTGTGGATCTACTTAAATGGATGCCACAAATGCATCGTTTTCTGGAAGAGTATATTCAAACTTTAGAAACAGAGGAAGCGCCTGAAGTCTTTATCTCTCGTCAACGGTGCAATCTTTGTCCTTGGTACGATTATTGTTATGCTGTTGCCCAATCTCAGAAACACCTTTCTTTGTTACCAGGAGTCACACCTGTTCGCTACATACAACTGCAAGCGCTGGAAATCACAACAGTAGAATCTTTGGCAAAAACTTACCCGACTCAATTAGAAAACTTGCCAGGTTTCGACAGCGCAGTCGCACCCAAGCTGATACTACAAGCAAAATCTATTGTGGAAAACCGTCCGTTCATCATACCGAATTTGCCACCAAAGCAACAATATGTCTTAAATTCTTGTACGGTTGACACTTCTGTTTGCCTCGACAGAACTATAGAAGTTGATAGAGAAACTACACAGTTGCTTTCCCCCAGGAGTGACATTTTATCTACAGCGCCTGTAGAAATGTTTTTTGATATTGAGGCGGAACCAGATTTGAATTTAGATTTTTTGTTAGGAGTTTTGGTTATTGATAGGCAAGCCAAAACAGAACAATTTTATTCCTTTTTAGCAGAAAGCCCAGAAGAAGAAGAATTGGTTTGGCAGCAATTTATGAATTTGGTTTGGCAATATCCAGATGCACCTATTTATCATTTTTGTGTTTACGAACTTGATACAGTCAAACGACTGGCAAAGCTTTACCAGACTCCACAGAGTTATGTATCGCCCGTACTGAATCGGTTTGTGGATGTCTACAAAATATTAACGCAAAACGTGGCATTGCCTATAGAAAGTTATGCTTTAAAAGCGATCGCTCGATGGTTGGGGTTTGAGTGGCGTGATCCAGAAGCCAGCGGTATGAAGTGTATTTACTGGTATGACAAGTGGTTAGAAACGGGCGATCGCTCTTTACTTGAAATTATCCAACGCTACAACGAAGACGACTGCCACGCAACCCGCAGCGTCAAAGATTGGCTGGTAAACTTTTTTCAAAAAAACAATGGTTCGTAA
- a CDS encoding aminotransferase class V-fold PLP-dependent enzyme, producing MTSISASPTKLLHHRQLFPGLANKAYFNYGGQGPMPQTGLDAISEAQAYIQQVGPFGTEVNSWIIQETKAVRNAIGSELSVPPETITLTEDVTVGCNIAMWGLEWQAGDHILLSDCEHPGIIATAQEIGRRFGVELTTCPLMATLNEGDPVEVIAQHLRPKTRLVILSHVLWNTGQVLPIDKIAELCISKSVKLLIDAAQSVGLLPLNLTELKADFYAFTGHKWLCGPGGTGGLYVRPEVRESLKPTFIGWRGVTLDSKGKPVDWQSDGQRYEVATSNYPLYTGLREAIATHQQWGTPQERIEQICRNSEYLWRQLQVLADIKCLRTSPPESGLVSFQLTNQTPNPSRQLVMFLESQKLLTRTIADPDCVRACVHYLTLESEIDELVEGIQRFVDTHRG from the coding sequence ATGACTAGTATTTCTGCATCACCAACCAAATTACTTCACCATCGACAGCTCTTCCCAGGTTTAGCAAATAAAGCATATTTTAACTACGGCGGTCAAGGACCAATGCCACAAACGGGTTTGGATGCGATATCTGAGGCGCAAGCTTATATCCAACAAGTAGGTCCTTTTGGGACTGAGGTGAACAGTTGGATCATACAGGAGACAAAAGCTGTAAGAAATGCGATCGGCTCTGAGTTAAGTGTCCCACCCGAAACAATCACCCTGACTGAGGATGTCACCGTTGGCTGTAATATTGCTATGTGGGGTCTTGAATGGCAAGCTGGTGACCATATACTACTTAGCGACTGCGAACACCCTGGTATTATAGCGACAGCTCAGGAAATCGGGCGGAGGTTCGGTGTTGAACTCACCACTTGTCCCCTAATGGCAACTTTAAATGAAGGCGATCCTGTTGAAGTCATTGCCCAACACTTACGTCCAAAGACTCGTCTTGTGATATTGAGTCACGTTCTTTGGAACACTGGTCAAGTTTTGCCTATTGACAAGATAGCTGAGTTATGCATAAGTAAATCAGTCAAACTTCTGATAGATGCGGCTCAATCTGTAGGCTTACTGCCATTAAATCTTACTGAATTGAAAGCGGATTTTTACGCCTTTACGGGTCACAAATGGCTGTGTGGTCCTGGTGGTACGGGAGGTTTGTATGTCCGACCAGAAGTCCGAGAGAGTTTAAAACCTACGTTTATCGGTTGGCGCGGGGTTACTTTAGACAGTAAAGGAAAGCCTGTGGATTGGCAAAGCGATGGACAACGTTATGAAGTGGCGACATCGAATTATCCACTTTATACGGGGCTGAGGGAGGCGATCGCAACTCATCAGCAGTGGGGAACACCACAAGAACGTATAGAGCAAATTTGCCGCAATAGTGAGTACCTGTGGCGACAATTACAAGTTTTAGCCGATATCAAATGTTTGCGAACTTCTCCACCAGAAAGCGGTTTAGTCTCGTTTCAACTGACAAATCAAACACCCAACCCTAGTCGTCAACTTGTGATGTTTTTAGAGTCACAAAAGTTATTAACCAGAACAATAGCCGATCCTGACTGCGTACGTGCTTGTGTTCACTATTTGACTCTAGAATCAGAAATCGACGAACTGGTGGAAGGAATTCAGCGATTTGTTGACACTCACCGTGGATAA
- a CDS encoding DUF4394 domain-containing protein, producing the protein MKLNRFRTVISALAVVTIFNLVSDTKPAAALGLVGLTDNNNLVLFDSDNPTATTNVSITGVTGRVLGIDRRPANNQIYGLSDTNNIYTINPFSGAATFVSQLSTPFTGGFVSGVDFNPVPDRLRVVGGNDQNLRINVDTGAVIVDGTLNPGDPNITGAAYTNADNDPTTGTTLYDIDYISDALFIQNPPNNGTLQRVGSLGIDIDSRGGFDIFTQNGVNTAVAALTPVNSNGSNLYNINLSTGAATQIGTIGDGSRKIVGVTAQPVPESSFALGVLTAGIALLGRCRRRLKSVI; encoded by the coding sequence ATGAAACTTAATCGGTTTAGAACAGTCATATCCGCACTGGCTGTAGTCACGATATTTAATCTGGTCAGTGATACCAAACCTGCGGCTGCTTTGGGTTTGGTTGGTCTAACTGACAACAACAATCTAGTTCTTTTTGACTCCGATAATCCCACCGCTACTACCAATGTCTCAATCACTGGGGTCACTGGTCGCGTGTTGGGCATTGACCGTCGTCCAGCTAACAATCAAATCTATGGTTTGTCAGATACCAATAACATTTACACCATTAACCCGTTTAGTGGTGCTGCTACTTTCGTAAGTCAACTTTCCACTCCATTCACTGGAGGCTTTGTTTCCGGAGTAGACTTCAACCCAGTGCCTGATCGCCTACGGGTCGTCGGTGGCAATGACCAGAACCTGCGCATCAATGTGGATACTGGCGCGGTCATTGTTGATGGAACACTGAACCCTGGGGACCCCAACATTACTGGTGCAGCTTACACCAATGCAGATAATGACCCGACCACCGGAACTACGCTGTACGACATTGACTACATCAGTGACGCATTATTTATACAGAACCCGCCGAATAATGGCACCTTGCAAAGGGTAGGCTCCCTCGGTATCGACATCGACTCAAGAGGAGGGTTCGACATCTTCACACAAAATGGGGTGAATACTGCCGTTGCGGCACTGACTCCAGTCAATTCAAATGGCTCCAATCTATACAACATCAACTTGTCTACAGGTGCTGCTACGCAAATAGGCACCATCGGCGATGGTAGTAGGAAAATCGTAGGAGTGACAGCTCAGCCTGTCCCTGAGTCTAGTTTTGCCCTTGGTGTGCTCACTGCTGGTATTGCTCTATTAGGTCGCTGCCGTCGTCGTCTGAAGTCGGTCATTTAG
- a CDS encoding serine/threonine-protein kinase: protein MSLCINPTCPKPNHPENTNNRLCQSCGSHLLLEKRYRVLRLLSDSSGFGKIYEAYEGSTPKILKVLKEHLNHQPKAVELFQQEAQVLEKLIDPGIPKVDGYFQYQTNNGLLLHCLVMEKIDGVNLKQWLQQHHNNPISQKQAIAWLKQLAEILQMVHGKQWFHRDIKPANVMLTSNGQLVLIDFGTARDATHTYLAKLGVGHQITALVSFGYTPLEQKNGQAVPQSDFFALGRTFVHLLTGQPPADFWDAHDNVLLNWRNSTSGISPLLLDFIDHLMAREPGKRPLNTQVLLQRLGEIEQKLGKRSNKNLLVAVAVAALLLLGGGVGYLASKIGQSPPSPILTTSPAAKIQNPLANLSLAQTLTGHSNAIWVDHCIAISRDNSTVASGSYDKTIKIWNLADGSLIRTLTGHSDSVYSVAISQDGQTLVSGSKDKTIKIWNLADGSLIRTLSGHSNYVNAVAISPDGQTLVSGSDDKTIKIWNLADGKLIRTLTGHSSYVNSVAISPDGQTLVSGSKDKTIKIWNLADGSLMRTLTGHSDSVSSVPISPDGQTLVSGSWDKTIKIWNLADGSLMRTLTGHSDSVYSVAISPDGKTLVSGSDDKTIKIWNFADGSLMRTLTGHSDFVHSVAISPDGQTLVSGSKDKTIKIWRASR, encoded by the coding sequence ATGAGCCTGTGCATTAACCCGACCTGCCCTAAACCAAACCATCCAGAGAACACTAACAACCGCTTGTGTCAAAGTTGTGGTTCTCACCTACTCCTGGAAAAGCGCTATCGGGTGCTGCGCCTTTTGAGTGATAGTAGCGGCTTTGGCAAAATCTATGAAGCATACGAAGGAAGTACACCCAAAATCCTCAAAGTCCTCAAAGAACATCTCAATCACCAACCCAAAGCAGTAGAACTCTTCCAGCAAGAAGCACAGGTGTTGGAGAAGTTAATTGATCCCGGTATTCCCAAGGTGGATGGCTACTTCCAGTATCAGACCAACAATGGTCTGCTGTTGCACTGCTTAGTGATGGAAAAAATTGATGGTGTGAATTTAAAACAATGGCTACAACAGCACCATAATAATCCTATTTCACAAAAGCAGGCTATAGCCTGGTTAAAGCAACTGGCTGAAATTTTGCAGATGGTGCATGGCAAACAGTGGTTTCATCGGGATATTAAACCAGCAAATGTCATGCTGACAAGCAATGGACAGTTGGTGTTGATTGACTTTGGCACAGCGAGGGATGCGACACATACATATTTAGCCAAGCTGGGTGTGGGACATCAAATCACGGCACTAGTTTCATTTGGCTACACGCCGTTAGAACAAAAAAATGGTCAAGCTGTGCCGCAATCAGATTTTTTTGCCTTGGGACGCACGTTTGTGCATTTGCTGACGGGACAGCCTCCCGCAGATTTTTGGGATGCCCATGATAATGTTTTGTTGAACTGGCGCAATAGTACCTCTGGTATTTCACCATTGCTGTTGGATTTTATTGATCATCTGATGGCGCGGGAACCTGGGAAACGTCCTCTGAATACTCAGGTACTTTTGCAGCGGCTAGGGGAAATTGAACAAAAGCTGGGCAAGCGTTCAAATAAAAATTTACTTGTAGCGGTTGCAGTTGCGGCGCTGCTGTTATTAGGGGGAGGAGTTGGGTATTTAGCATCTAAAATCGGTCAGTCTCCACCGTCCCCTATATTAACAACCAGTCCGGCTGCGAAAATTCAAAATCCCTTAGCAAATCTTTCTTTAGCCCAAACTCTAACTGGGCATAGCAACGCAATCTGGGTTGATCATTGCATCGCTATTAGCCGCGATAATTCTACTGTTGCCAGTGGTAGTTATGACAAGACTATCAAAATTTGGAATTTGGCAGATGGCAGTCTTATCCGCACCCTCACTGGTCATTCCGACTCGGTTTATTCTGTCGCCATCAGCCAGGATGGGCAGACTTTAGTTAGTGGTAGTAAAGACAAGACTATCAAAATTTGGAATCTGGCAGATGGCAGTCTTATCCGCACTCTGAGTGGTCATTCCAACTATGTTAATGCTGTCGCTATCAGCCCAGATGGGCAGACTTTAGTGAGTGGCAGTGATGACAAGACTATCAAAATTTGGAATCTGGCAGATGGCAAACTAATCCGCACCCTGACTGGTCATTCTTCCTACGTTAATTCTGTCGCCATCAGCCCGGATGGGCAAACTTTAGTTAGTGGCAGTAAAGACAAGACTATCAAAATTTGGAATCTGGCAGATGGCAGTCTTATGCGCACCCTCACTGGTCATTCCGACTCGGTTTCTTCTGTCCCCATTAGCCCGGATGGGCAAACTTTAGTGAGTGGCAGTTGGGACAAGACTATCAAAATTTGGAATTTGGCAGATGGCAGTCTTATGCGCACTCTGACTGGTCATTCCGACTCGGTTTATTCTGTCGCCATTAGCCCGGATGGGAAAACTTTAGTCAGTGGCAGTGATGACAAAACTATCAAAATTTGGAATTTCGCAGATGGCAGTCTTATGCGCACCCTCACTGGTCATTCCGACTTCGTTCATTCTGTCGCCATCAGCCCGGATGGGCAGACTTTAGTGAGTGGTAGTAAAGACAAGACTATCAAAATTTGGCGGGCGTCGCGTTGA
- a CDS encoding esterase-like activity of phytase family protein — MQHLKKLLKFPRILFFFIPILILLSIFIINIPAPNYPITGIDFISSVTFPTDYTFKKTPMGGLSGITYDAKKQLYYTISDDRSEKAAARFYTLKIDLSNGTLTNDKVVPLGVTTLLNESSQTFPTGTIDSEGITLTNHETVYISSEGDNLKQITPFLKEFSLSSGKVLNTLPIPNKFLPDKSRKQGVRNNLAFESLTITPNNKSLFTATENALIQDGPEAKPKVSSPCRILQYNLLTHKPEKEFLYQTEAVTPIFNFSPKFASGLSDLMALDNQGHFLSLERTFSGFGFSIALYQISLEGADDIHNIDSLLAVDINKIKPTKKELLLDLRKLNVALDNIEGLTLGSKLPDGQLSLILVSDNNFNRLQRTQILAFKLKMEPPLIRLFRRFVPNFNR, encoded by the coding sequence ATGCAGCACCTCAAAAAACTTTTGAAGTTTCCACGCATTCTTTTCTTTTTTATTCCTATTCTAATTCTTCTCAGCATCTTTATCATTAACATCCCTGCCCCAAATTATCCCATAACTGGAATAGATTTTATTAGTTCTGTAACTTTTCCCACTGATTACACTTTCAAAAAAACTCCCATGGGAGGGCTTTCTGGAATAACGTACGATGCCAAAAAACAACTTTATTACACGATATCTGATGATCGCAGCGAAAAAGCTGCGGCTCGCTTCTATACATTAAAAATTGACCTAAGCAATGGAACACTAACAAATGATAAAGTTGTCCCTCTTGGTGTCACGACACTCTTAAATGAAAGTAGTCAAACTTTCCCGACTGGTACTATCGATTCAGAAGGCATCACCTTAACTAACCACGAAACTGTTTATATTTCTTCTGAAGGTGATAATTTGAAACAAATAACGCCTTTTCTGAAAGAATTTTCCCTTTCTTCTGGAAAAGTTTTGAATACACTACCAATACCCAACAAGTTTTTGCCAGATAAAAGTCGTAAACAAGGTGTCCGCAACAACTTAGCCTTTGAATCTCTGACCATCACACCCAACAACAAATCTTTGTTTACAGCCACAGAAAATGCTCTGATTCAAGATGGTCCAGAAGCCAAACCAAAAGTCAGTAGTCCTTGCCGGATTTTGCAATACAATTTACTCACTCATAAACCAGAGAAAGAATTTCTTTATCAAACTGAAGCTGTCACACCAATTTTTAATTTTTCTCCTAAATTTGCCAGCGGTTTAAGTGATTTAATGGCTCTGGATAATCAAGGTCATTTCCTAAGTTTAGAGCGGACTTTTTCTGGCTTTGGGTTTTCTATTGCCCTGTATCAGATTTCTCTAGAAGGTGCTGATGACATTCATAATATCGACAGTCTTTTAGCTGTTGATATTAACAAAATTAAACCCACCAAGAAAGAGCTACTTTTGGATTTGAGAAAATTAAATGTAGCGCTAGATAATATCGAAGGCTTAACTCTCGGTTCAAAACTACCTGATGGTCAGCTTTCATTAATCCTTGTGAGCGATAATAACTTTAATCGTCTTCAGCGAACCCAGATACTCGCCTTTAAACTTAAGATGGAACCACCGCTTATCAGGTTATTTCGGCGTTTTGTTCCCAATTTCAATCGTTGA
- a CDS encoding NHLP bacteriocin export ABC transporter permease/ATPase subunit codes for MEVLYRLKGNERLLLDDPEKVWVVVSGHVSLFATKVSDEMPEAVKRSSAVGNRLTQAQNEHRRYLFSVSAGEALFGAATKIGESLSLVAIAIEATELSQISIADLAASGAVAGETGAISRRLEATHIALLQGWINHLSEIFSTEPTAGNFSHYLSLIKPENAASLPSFLAELHSEFFNYLNSLQQQETITAFRQFQQREQLNRQVVNSALSKLASVLQPEQEAVSFQGTPLLVAAGAVGRAMGITINPPAQSEDISRVKDPVEAIARSSRIRTRRVVLEYNWWLSEYGPLLAYTQEEQRPIALLPAGKRYIFFDPVAQTRTFVNHAVAATLAPQAYQFYRPLPKVINNAVALFQFGIKGYEKDIILILVTGIIGSLLGMVVPQATALLVDNAIPDSDQSLLSQVGLALFAIAFGRSAFGLSQGIISLRVENAADSSLQPAIWDRLLRLSPAFFRSYSSGDLLNRTLSVNQIRRLLSGATQRTLLSGLFALLNSVLMFVYSWQLALVGVGVALLTAAITAVSGLLLVRFSRRLQELDGEISGLTIQLINGVAKLRVAQAEERAFAAWANQYSQRTRLTATSQQIQDSVSVLNEILSLLTSALLFGLAVVFLQKAQASGSGGFTTGTFLAFNSALGIFIGGVSNLSNTLITILAIVPLWERAKPILQQEMEYDSNKVDPGRLTGRVLLDHISFRYRDDGSPILDDVSVYAQPGEFVAIVGPSGSGKSTILRLLLGFETPLSGKVYYDGFDLAELDLVAVRRQFGVVLQNGRIGSGSIFENISASALISRTEAWEAARMAGFAGDIEQMPMGMHTVISEGGTNLSGGQRQRLLIARALVNKPKIILMDEATSSLDNRTQAIVTESLDKLNATRIVIAHRLSTIRNADRIYVMEAGRVVQVGTFEELAEQEGLFSQLVARQME; via the coding sequence ATGGAAGTCCTGTACCGCCTTAAAGGAAATGAACGACTACTGCTAGATGACCCAGAAAAAGTTTGGGTTGTCGTGAGTGGACATGTATCATTGTTTGCCACAAAAGTCTCCGATGAGATGCCAGAGGCTGTTAAGCGTAGCTCTGCCGTAGGCAATCGCCTCACACAAGCTCAAAACGAGCATCGCCGTTATTTATTCAGTGTAAGTGCAGGTGAGGCGTTGTTTGGTGCAGCAACCAAAATCGGTGAATCCTTGAGTTTAGTAGCAATAGCAATTGAGGCAACAGAATTATCCCAAATTTCCATCGCAGATTTGGCAGCATCAGGTGCAGTAGCGGGTGAAACAGGAGCGATCAGCCGGAGGCTTGAGGCTACGCATATCGCCCTTTTACAGGGTTGGATAAACCACTTAAGTGAAATATTCAGCACCGAACCCACAGCAGGAAATTTTTCTCATTATTTATCCTTAATAAAACCAGAAAATGCCGCTTCACTGCCAAGCTTTTTGGCTGAGTTACATTCTGAATTCTTCAACTATTTAAATTCACTGCAACAGCAGGAAACTATTACTGCCTTTCGCCAATTTCAACAACGAGAGCAACTCAACCGTCAGGTTGTCAATTCTGCACTCTCGAAGTTAGCTTCTGTGTTGCAACCAGAGCAAGAAGCTGTATCTTTTCAAGGAACACCGCTGCTGGTGGCGGCGGGTGCTGTAGGACGAGCAATGGGAATAACGATAAATCCTCCGGCGCAGTCTGAGGATATCAGTCGAGTAAAAGATCCAGTGGAGGCTATTGCTCGCTCCTCCCGAATTCGCACTCGTCGCGTGGTGCTAGAGTATAACTGGTGGCTGAGTGAGTATGGTCCACTCTTAGCTTATACCCAAGAAGAACAACGTCCAATCGCTTTGTTACCAGCAGGTAAACGTTATATTTTCTTTGATCCGGTTGCACAAACTCGTACGTTTGTCAATCATGCAGTAGCGGCAACCCTCGCACCGCAAGCATACCAGTTTTACCGACCGTTACCCAAAGTTATCAATAATGCAGTTGCGTTGTTTCAGTTTGGCATTAAGGGTTATGAAAAAGACATCATTTTAATTCTGGTAACTGGGATAATTGGTAGCTTATTGGGGATGGTTGTGCCGCAAGCAACAGCGCTTTTGGTGGATAATGCAATTCCAGATAGCGATCAGAGTTTATTATCGCAAGTAGGACTGGCACTGTTTGCGATCGCCTTTGGAAGATCAGCTTTTGGCTTGTCCCAAGGGATTATTTCATTGCGAGTGGAAAACGCTGCTGATAGTAGTTTGCAGCCTGCGATTTGGGACCGACTCCTGAGATTAAGTCCAGCATTTTTCCGCTCTTATTCCTCTGGCGACTTACTAAACCGGACTTTATCAGTAAACCAAATTCGTCGGCTACTATCGGGAGCAACGCAACGCACCCTGTTAAGCGGACTGTTTGCTTTACTCAACTCAGTGCTAATGTTTGTTTATAGTTGGCAACTCGCTTTAGTTGGGGTGGGCGTAGCTTTGCTAACAGCTGCAATCACTGCTGTCTCTGGCTTGCTATTAGTTCGCTTTTCGCGACGGCTGCAAGAATTGGATGGTGAAATTAGTGGGTTAACAATACAACTTATAAATGGAGTCGCCAAGTTGCGAGTAGCGCAGGCAGAAGAACGAGCGTTTGCAGCTTGGGCAAATCAGTACAGCCAAAGAACAAGACTAACAGCAACATCGCAACAAATTCAAGACAGTGTTTCTGTGTTGAACGAAATACTCTCTTTGCTTACTTCGGCACTGTTGTTTGGGTTGGCGGTGGTGTTTCTGCAAAAGGCTCAAGCGAGTGGTAGCGGCGGGTTCACAACAGGAACATTTTTGGCGTTTAATTCCGCGTTGGGAATTTTTATCGGGGGAGTCAGCAACCTCAGCAATACTCTGATTACTATTTTGGCGATTGTACCACTGTGGGAGCGGGCAAAGCCGATTTTGCAGCAGGAGATGGAATACGATTCTAACAAAGTTGATCCAGGACGCTTGACGGGTCGTGTCCTTTTAGACCATATTAGCTTTCGTTATCGTGACGATGGTTCGCCAATTCTTGATGATGTCAGTGTTTACGCACAACCAGGGGAATTTGTGGCGATAGTTGGACCATCAGGAAGTGGGAAGTCAACAATATTGAGGTTGTTGTTGGGGTTTGAAACTCCACTCTCAGGAAAAGTATACTACGATGGTTTTGATTTGGCAGAATTAGACCTTGTGGCAGTGCGAAGACAGTTCGGGGTGGTGCTGCAAAATGGTCGAATTGGATCTGGCTCAATTTTTGAGAACATATCTGCCTCTGCGTTGATATCGCGCACTGAAGCTTGGGAAGCCGCGCGGATGGCGGGGTTTGCTGGTGATATTGAGCAAATGCCGATGGGGATGCACACAGTTATCAGTGAAGGTGGTACCAATCTTTCAGGAGGACAACGGCAGCGATTATTGATAGCTAGAGCACTTGTCAATAAGCCAAAAATTATTTTAATGGATGAAGCGACCAGTTCTTTGGATAACCGCACACAAGCGATCGTTACTGAAAGTTTAGATAAATTAAATGCAACTCGGATAGTAATTGCTCACCGCCTCAGCACGATTCGCAATGCTGACCGAATTTATGTCATGGAAGCAGGGCGCGTCGTACAGGTGGGTACATTTGAGGAACTAGCCGAACAAGAGGGGCTGTTTTCTCAACTGGTAGCCAGACAAATGGAATGA
- a CDS encoding DUF4334 domain-containing protein — MQTLETCKLILKTGQTTTEKALELFDALEPVDLAFMLGRWQGSGLHTNHPMDGLLEKFNWYGKEFVDPENVHPLLFLDSQGKVIKVAPSYIGLTNWILKFPILKNDFLKPLVILTNSLLKTQKSQARLRMMEYRGKVSATMIYDHFPVNDSFRKVDDNTVLGIMDLKNSPQPFFFILRRSLSSGQ; from the coding sequence ATGCAAACATTAGAAACCTGCAAGTTGATTCTTAAAACTGGTCAAACGACAACCGAAAAAGCTTTAGAGCTGTTTGACGCTCTCGAACCCGTTGATTTAGCTTTTATGCTCGGTCGTTGGCAAGGATCTGGGCTTCATACCAATCACCCTATGGATGGCTTATTAGAAAAATTTAATTGGTATGGAAAAGAATTTGTTGATCCTGAGAATGTTCACCCTTTGTTATTTTTAGATAGCCAAGGAAAAGTTATAAAAGTTGCGCCCAGTTACATCGGACTAACGAACTGGATCTTGAAGTTTCCAATCCTCAAAAATGATTTTCTGAAACCTTTGGTGATTCTAACTAATTCCTTACTGAAAACACAGAAAAGTCAAGCTAGACTCCGCATGATGGAATATCGAGGAAAAGTCAGCGCCACAATGATTTACGATCATTTTCCAGTTAATGACTCTTTTCGGAAAGTAGATGACAATACGGTGTTAGGAATTATGGACTTGAAAAATTCACCCCAACCTTTCTTTTTTATTCTTCGGCGATCGCTCAGCAGCGGTCAATAA